Proteins encoded within one genomic window of Pigmentiphaga sp. H8:
- a CDS encoding aldehyde dehydrogenase family protein — protein sequence MTAAAHHDYYAGGWLRASGTRLLTALNPYTEQPATLVRESTPEDVDHAVGLARQAFTSWSAMETGMRAEFLQRVASGMRSRAEDLARSISTELGMPIKLCRRIQVELPISTFEQTAALLASYPWSERMGHSLVLREAAGVVAAVSPWNYPLHQIVAKLAPALGAGCTVVLKPSELTPGCALMLAEIFDAAGVPPGVFNLVPGAGAITGEALVSHSGIDVVSFTGSTQVGRHIMTRAAQTIKRVRLELGGKSASVVLRGADLARSVKHAVASCMLNSGQTCSALTRLLVAAEDYDEAIDLARAQLRTLTPGDPLDERTRLGPVISASHRDRIHGYVRRGIDDGAQLLAGGPDSPDLPGHGYFVAPTLLGDVRPDAETAQEEIFGPVLCMLRYRHPDDAADIANHSRYGLAGAVWAGDDREALAFARRLRTGQVDINGAAFNPAAPFGGYKQSGLGRELGRHGLDEFVELKSVQLPQPVN from the coding sequence ATGACCGCCGCGGCCCATCACGACTACTACGCGGGAGGCTGGTTGCGCGCATCCGGCACGCGTCTACTGACCGCTCTCAACCCTTACACGGAGCAGCCCGCCACGCTCGTTAGGGAAAGCACGCCCGAGGATGTGGATCACGCGGTCGGACTGGCAAGGCAAGCATTCACCTCCTGGTCCGCGATGGAAACCGGGATGCGGGCCGAGTTTCTGCAGCGCGTCGCCAGCGGCATGCGTAGCCGTGCCGAGGACCTCGCGCGTTCGATCTCGACAGAACTGGGCATGCCCATCAAGCTGTGCCGCCGCATCCAGGTCGAACTGCCCATCTCCACGTTTGAACAGACGGCGGCACTCCTAGCGTCCTACCCCTGGTCCGAACGAATGGGCCATTCCCTAGTGCTGCGGGAGGCCGCCGGCGTGGTCGCGGCGGTCTCGCCCTGGAACTATCCCTTGCACCAGATCGTGGCCAAGCTCGCTCCCGCCCTGGGCGCTGGCTGCACAGTCGTGCTCAAGCCCTCGGAACTGACCCCAGGCTGCGCGCTGATGCTGGCGGAGATCTTCGACGCCGCCGGTGTACCGCCGGGAGTCTTCAATCTGGTTCCCGGCGCAGGCGCCATCACCGGCGAAGCCCTGGTTTCCCATTCAGGCATCGACGTGGTCTCGTTCACTGGATCCACCCAGGTGGGGCGGCATATCATGACTCGCGCCGCGCAGACCATCAAACGCGTCCGGCTCGAATTGGGCGGCAAATCCGCTTCCGTCGTCCTGCGCGGCGCCGATCTGGCGCGTTCGGTCAAGCATGCGGTCGCCTCCTGCATGCTGAACTCGGGCCAGACCTGCTCGGCCCTGACGCGCCTGCTCGTGGCGGCCGAGGACTACGACGAGGCGATCGACCTGGCGCGTGCGCAATTGCGCACGCTCACTCCCGGAGACCCGCTGGACGAACGTACCCGCCTCGGCCCTGTCATCAGCGCCTCCCATCGCGACCGTATCCACGGCTACGTGCGCCGGGGCATCGACGACGGCGCGCAATTGCTGGCCGGCGGCCCCGACTCTCCCGACCTGCCCGGCCATGGCTATTTCGTGGCCCCCACCCTGCTGGGCGACGTTCGCCCCGATGCGGAAACCGCTCAGGAAGAAATCTTCGGCCCCGTCCTTTGCATGCTCCGCTATCGTCACCCCGACGATGCCGCCGACATCGCGAACCACTCTCGCTACGGATTGGCCGGAGCCGTCTGGGCTGGCGACGACCGGGAAGCACTGGCCTTCGCGCGGCGCCTGCGCACAGGCCAGGTCGACATCAACGGAGCCGCCTTCAATCCGGCCGCGCCGTTCGGCGGCTACAAGCAGTCGGGACTGGGACGCGAGCTTGGCCGCCATGGCCTGGACGAATTCGTCGAATTGAAATCCGTCCAACTGCCGCAGCCGGTCAACTGA
- a CDS encoding IclR family transcriptional regulator: protein MIDPIEDRQFVIALARGLALLESFRAKRPLLTNQELSEATGLPRSSVSRLTHTLIKMGYLEFDSRRTGYRLGTKVLSLGHAMLGGMDLRPLVRPHMKDIAERIRGQAALATEEAYSMMVVDVVISPQGTQAPLEAGAHVGIANTAMGRAYFASCSAAEQKRIRQRLLARRQGSGGQVLEILAKAEADYRELGYCKSISDWQKDVSGVAVPLYLRGFGRRMVLTCGAPQTELSPQQIAGTVGPMMVRTAHSVEKVFERWIVR from the coding sequence ATGATCGATCCTATTGAAGACCGGCAGTTCGTCATTGCCCTTGCCAGGGGTCTCGCGCTGTTGGAGAGTTTTCGCGCCAAGCGGCCGCTCCTGACGAACCAAGAGCTGTCCGAGGCAACGGGACTGCCGCGCTCATCGGTGTCGCGGCTGACGCACACCCTTATCAAGATGGGCTATCTCGAGTTCGACAGCCGGCGCACGGGCTATCGCCTGGGCACCAAGGTGCTGTCGCTGGGCCATGCGATGTTGGGGGGTATGGACCTGCGGCCGTTGGTCCGCCCGCACATGAAAGACATCGCGGAACGTATCCGCGGGCAAGCAGCGCTGGCCACCGAGGAGGCCTACAGCATGATGGTGGTGGATGTGGTGATCAGCCCCCAGGGTACCCAGGCGCCGCTCGAGGCAGGGGCGCACGTAGGGATCGCCAACACTGCCATGGGGCGGGCCTATTTCGCATCATGCAGCGCCGCGGAACAGAAGCGGATCCGGCAGCGCCTGCTTGCCCGGCGCCAGGGAAGCGGCGGACAAGTCCTGGAGATCCTGGCCAAGGCCGAAGCCGACTATCGTGAACTGGGATACTGCAAGTCGATCAGCGATTGGCAAAAGGATGTCAGCGGCGTTGCCGTGCCGCTCTACCTGAGGGGGTTCGGACGTCGGATGGTATTGACGTGCGGCGCGCCGCAAACCGAGTTGTCGCCCCAACAGATCGCCGGCACGGTCGGCCCCATGATGGTCCGAACCGCGCACAGCGTCGAGAAGGTGTTCGAACGCTGGATCGTTCGATAG
- a CDS encoding enoyl-CoA hydratase/isomerase family protein yields MDEPLVQVETGTVVTVTLNRPAALNAFDHSLRSALTDTLLDLENDAGVRAIVLTGMGERAFSAGQDLHEAAAYRPQDIPAWMSHQRAMYQAVRASRKPLVAAFNGLAAGSGFHLGLMADLRVGFADMQLGQPEIRMGLASIVGPFLMSRHLGQGRISEFAIAGRMISGQRAHELGLINDLVPRAEVLAHARSLARELAGHPSQALALTKEHFVAQTQREFDQAFDAVIRCHQAEYATGEPQALMRGFLETRRQQRLQAESTEQRSTTGDRP; encoded by the coding sequence ATGGATGAACCTCTCGTGCAAGTGGAGACCGGCACCGTCGTCACCGTGACCCTGAACCGGCCGGCGGCGCTCAACGCCTTCGACCACTCCCTGCGCTCGGCCTTGACCGACACGCTGCTCGATCTGGAGAACGATGCCGGCGTACGGGCCATCGTCCTGACCGGCATGGGCGAACGGGCCTTCTCCGCCGGACAGGATCTTCATGAAGCGGCCGCCTACCGCCCCCAGGATATCCCTGCATGGATGTCTCACCAGAGGGCCATGTATCAAGCGGTCCGCGCCAGCCGCAAACCCCTCGTTGCGGCATTCAACGGCCTCGCCGCCGGCTCCGGCTTCCATCTGGGCCTGATGGCCGACCTGCGGGTAGGCTTCGCCGACATGCAGCTGGGACAACCAGAGATCCGCATGGGCCTCGCCAGCATCGTGGGACCTTTTCTGATGTCGCGCCATCTCGGCCAGGGCAGGATTTCGGAGTTCGCGATCGCCGGCCGGATGATCTCGGGCCAACGCGCCCATGAGTTGGGCTTGATCAATGACCTGGTCCCGCGTGCCGAGGTGTTGGCGCATGCACGCTCGCTGGCCCGGGAACTGGCCGGCCATCCCTCGCAGGCACTGGCGCTGACCAAGGAGCATTTCGTCGCACAGACCCAGCGGGAATTCGATCAGGCATTCGACGCCGTCATCCGCTGCCATCAGGCCGAGTATGCGACGGGCGAGCCCCAGGCGTTGATGCGCGGCTTCCTGGAAACACGGCGACAGCAGCGTCTGCAAGCCGAAAGCACCGAGCAACGATCCACAACGGGAGACAGGCCATGA
- a CDS encoding SMP-30/gluconolactonase/LRE family protein produces the protein MGESPLWCPVEQVLWWLDIGNPTLWRLDRNGTVDNWRLPKPAGCLTLLREGGLALAFRSGLATLDTPGGTPQWRVPDGLALGEDRFNDGKCDRAGRFWVGTMDRRMRDPVGALYRFDGIGRCTRMASGFVLSNGVGWSPDDRTLYFADTALLRIHAFDYDLAGGSLARPRTLHQFAPGPGGPDGLTVDQDGGIWVALFGRGCLHRYDPHGRLDYVIELPVSQPTSVMFGGDSLDILYVTSATVGLDAAALAREPLAGSLLTVRPGIRGLSEPRFVSTPGQGSDSHG, from the coding sequence TTGGGCGAAAGTCCTCTGTGGTGCCCGGTCGAGCAGGTCCTGTGGTGGCTGGATATCGGCAACCCCACGCTGTGGCGTCTGGACCGGAACGGCACTGTCGACAATTGGCGCCTGCCCAAGCCTGCCGGCTGCCTGACGCTACTGCGCGAGGGTGGCCTGGCGCTTGCGTTCCGCAGCGGCCTCGCTACGCTCGACACGCCGGGGGGAACGCCGCAGTGGCGGGTGCCGGACGGCCTGGCGCTGGGCGAAGACAGGTTCAACGACGGCAAATGCGATCGTGCCGGCCGCTTCTGGGTAGGCACCATGGACCGCAGGATGCGCGACCCGGTCGGCGCCCTGTACCGTTTCGACGGAATCGGCCGCTGCACGCGAATGGCAAGCGGCTTCGTGCTGTCCAACGGGGTGGGATGGAGCCCTGACGATCGCACGCTCTACTTCGCCGATACCGCCCTGCTGCGCATCCATGCCTTCGACTACGACCTAGCCGGCGGGAGCCTGGCCCGCCCGCGCACCCTTCATCAGTTCGCGCCCGGCCCTGGCGGACCAGACGGGTTGACGGTTGATCAGGACGGCGGCATCTGGGTGGCGCTGTTCGGACGAGGATGCCTCCATCGCTACGACCCCCATGGCAGGCTCGACTACGTCATCGAACTGCCCGTCTCGCAGCCGACCTCTGTCATGTTCGGCGGCGATTCGCTGGACATCTTGTACGTCACGTCGGCCACCGTCGGACTGGACGCAGCCGCCCTTGCGCGCGAGCCCCTGGCCGGCTCCCTGCTGACGGTACGGCCCGGCATCCGCGGCCTGTCGGAACCCCGCTTCGTGTCCACCCCCGGCCAAGGCAGCGACAGCCATGGATGA